In Streptomyces hawaiiensis, one genomic interval encodes:
- a CDS encoding site-specific integrase, with translation MNTIAHTGVPLSGTVPSPFAGADICGLAGFVLPIGAARSVFEDDVWVFTQVIGIPAYVSKCARRLDFSGIINMRWKTVAKEYIAAQMAPGHEAVRTLPYANRTVRVVNSLYAELLELVRWLNWLTAQGVTELGEVTEHHCTSFAQHRATHRPNGKKTHDRPSVRRAVELTITGLARYGELFTTDRYHPGLRPFPGQATGKPSGNANKTPPVADPTFQPLLGAALYLVQTLAPHLLRELDAKRRYVAHRASLPAARIDRGELEAVIRRHVEERRPFGNVNWAKTRKWISKDDPLGKVNLYALAAEAGRREISPSTLESVRDVLEEAVEAVGIEEPYCRGADMVERADGQGEAPWSKPLSERGLRALTGVVKTASHVVIVALSGMRQSELREMNVGCRVPPIEAGPGLKRYKLASRVVKGKPLGGAPDEWVVIWEAYQAAEVAEQILGPGAEIGDPLLTSPLDSDRFTLFRQWANGAAGQALGLAPIPEGQLTTRMLRRTLALEIAYRPGGLLAAKVQLKHLSVVTTEGYAARPGGAQAKFLAEVNAEEAERNKDLVLAEYRRYQQGEMPSGPGARDLINFFASVDGKLARAAAEDPTVVGSDQEVRALLAEIADVLHLGVANYCWFIDPSKALCLKLAGTPNATKPLAGMCDSARCPQATHHPCHRPVWAESVRTKQVFIGSIGRNHKTEKVRLQADLDRDVKVLASIDAAAA, from the coding sequence GTGAACACCATCGCCCATACCGGGGTCCCGCTGTCCGGAACCGTGCCGTCGCCCTTCGCCGGGGCTGACATCTGCGGCCTGGCCGGCTTCGTCCTCCCCATCGGGGCGGCCCGCTCGGTCTTCGAGGACGACGTCTGGGTCTTCACCCAGGTCATCGGCATCCCCGCCTACGTGTCGAAGTGCGCACGGCGCCTGGACTTCTCGGGGATCATCAATATGCGGTGGAAGACGGTGGCCAAGGAGTACATCGCCGCGCAGATGGCCCCCGGGCACGAAGCCGTACGGACGCTGCCGTACGCCAACCGGACGGTCCGCGTCGTCAACAGCCTCTACGCCGAGCTGCTGGAACTGGTCCGTTGGCTGAACTGGCTGACCGCCCAGGGGGTCACCGAGCTCGGCGAAGTCACTGAACATCACTGCACGTCCTTCGCACAGCACCGCGCCACCCACCGCCCCAACGGCAAAAAGACACACGACCGCCCCAGCGTCCGCAGAGCGGTTGAGCTGACGATCACCGGCCTGGCCCGTTACGGCGAGCTGTTCACCACCGACCGCTACCACCCCGGGCTACGGCCGTTTCCCGGACAGGCCACCGGCAAGCCCAGCGGCAACGCCAACAAGACGCCGCCGGTCGCGGATCCGACGTTCCAGCCGCTCCTGGGCGCAGCCCTCTACCTCGTCCAGACCCTGGCCCCGCACCTGCTGCGCGAACTGGACGCCAAACGGCGCTATGTCGCCCACCGGGCATCGCTGCCCGCAGCACGGATTGATCGGGGCGAACTCGAGGCGGTCATTCGCCGCCATGTCGAAGAGCGGCGTCCCTTCGGGAACGTCAACTGGGCAAAGACCAGGAAGTGGATCAGCAAGGACGATCCGTTGGGCAAGGTCAACCTCTACGCCCTCGCCGCGGAAGCCGGACGGAGGGAGATCAGCCCCTCCACATTGGAGTCGGTGCGCGACGTCCTGGAGGAGGCGGTGGAGGCCGTCGGGATCGAGGAACCGTACTGCCGCGGGGCCGACATGGTGGAGCGAGCCGACGGCCAGGGCGAGGCGCCCTGGTCAAAACCGCTTTCCGAGCGTGGCCTGCGGGCGCTCACCGGCGTGGTCAAGACCGCATCGCACGTGGTCATCGTGGCGCTTTCCGGTATGCGCCAAAGCGAACTGCGCGAGATGAATGTGGGCTGCCGTGTGCCCCCGATCGAGGCCGGCCCTGGGCTGAAGAGATACAAGCTGGCGAGCCGGGTCGTCAAGGGAAAGCCGCTGGGCGGTGCGCCTGACGAGTGGGTCGTGATCTGGGAGGCATATCAGGCGGCAGAGGTCGCCGAGCAGATCCTGGGCCCGGGCGCCGAGATCGGTGATCCCCTGCTCACCTCGCCACTCGACAGCGACCGCTTCACGCTGTTCCGCCAGTGGGCCAACGGCGCCGCGGGACAGGCGCTGGGGCTGGCTCCGATCCCGGAGGGACAACTGACGACGAGGATGCTCAGGCGCACACTCGCCTTGGAGATCGCCTACCGCCCCGGTGGCCTGCTCGCCGCAAAGGTGCAGCTCAAGCACCTGTCTGTGGTGACAACGGAAGGATATGCGGCCCGCCCGGGCGGGGCACAGGCCAAGTTCCTCGCGGAAGTCAACGCCGAGGAGGCGGAGCGTAACAAGGACCTCGTGCTGGCCGAGTACCGGCGCTATCAGCAGGGCGAGATGCCATCAGGTCCAGGCGCCCGCGATCTGATCAACTTCTTCGCCAGCGTCGACGGGAAGCTGGCCCGCGCTGCCGCGGAGGATCCCACGGTCGTCGGCAGCGACCAGGAGGTCAGAGCCCTCCTCGCCGAGATCGCCGACGTCCTACACCTGGGGGTGGCGAACTACTGCTGGTTCATCGACCCCTCCAAGGCGTTGTGCCTCAAGCTGGCCGGCACCCCGAACGCGACGAAGCCGCTGGCGGGCATGTGCGATTCCGCCCGCTGCCCGCAAGCCACCCACCATCCCTGCCACCGCCCAGTGTGGGCCGAGAGCGTACGGACCAAACAGGTCTTCATCGGGTCGATCGGCCGCAACCACAAGACCGAAAAGGTCAGACTGCAGGCCGACTTGGATCGGGACGTGAAGGTCCTGGCCTCGATCGACGCCGCCGCTGCGTAA